The following nucleotide sequence is from Bos taurus isolate L1 Dominette 01449 registration number 42190680 breed Hereford chromosome 3, ARS-UCD2.0, whole genome shotgun sequence.
tatgtctcctgcattggcaagtggattctttaccactgagccaccagggaagcgcaagtagagatttaattatttttagttattaGACTGGGTTTCTTCTATTACGTTGTGTGTCATGACTGGGCCTCTAGGGGCCCCATCATTTTATTCAGAATACAAAAAGGCAGGATGTTGTGGTAGAAACCAGCATATTAAAATCCAAGGTTTCAGAAATGTAGCAGTTCTAGATGATGACTAAGCCCAGGGTGGGGCCGGCATGAAAAGGAGTGGAAGTGAAGTTTCCTGAAAACAGGGAGCTTGCAAATGAATGTAGAGGAGTTGTCAGAAGATGGTAGATATGAAGGATAGAAGGTGAAGATCAGTTTTATGAGTAGAACATCATGGCGGGGGAGAGGCTCAGAGGAAAAGTCCTCTAGATGAGATCTATATCAATTTTCTGTACAAGTCtatcttttccattatatagtgagaacttaaaaaaaaaaaaaagtagggctTTTACTTGACTCCTATTTTGTGCTCAAAATTAAGATGTATTGAATATCCACTGTTTGCTGGCCCTTTCCCATACTTCTCACTAAATATCACAAAACCCTTTAAGATGGGTTCACTGTACAGATAAACCCAGAGAGTGTATTGCTCAACATCACACAGACAGAGGTTTCAAAGCTGccattgtgggacttccctgatggtccagtggttaaaaatctgccttgcaatgcaggggagaacgaagatcccacataccttggagTGACTAAGCCTGTATGCTGCAACTCcggagcccacacaccacaactagagaatctgcACAACAATGAAAGACTCCCCATAATGCAgtgaagacctgatgcagccaaaaaaaaaagttgctattGTACTGAAATCcagtattatataattataagcCTTCACAGGCACATCAAACTCATTAAGGCCAAAGTTTAACTTGTCATCACTATTGTTTCCCCCAAATTTGCCTCTTCTAAGTTTTGTTTCTCATTAAATGTCCATTGGTCCACATTAGAAATCCAAGATTCATCTTGGAGTCTTCTAACTCCCTGACTTGGCACATGCCATCAATCACCAAGTCCTATTTGCCTCCCAAAAGTTCTCAAAGCTGTCTTCTTCCCTCTAGTCCCACTGAAATTACCTTACTTTGCATGAGATTCATTTCACTCCTGGATTTCTGCAGTAACCTTAATAGGTCCCTGCTTCCAGCCTTGACCCCTCTGATAATGCTCCACGTTTCCACCAGAGCAAACTTCCTAAAATCTCTGTTTTGAGCATTTTAAGGCCTTTGTCTTGCCCTCAGGATAAAAATCTCTTTTAATGTGGCTTATGGACTCTTTCATTATCTGGCACCTATTTACCTCATCAGTCTCATCTCTCATCATTCCCCTCACCCTATCGTTTAGCTCTACTGatccattttttaatttccccaatGCCCTAATTTATTCCTCATTTTCAGACTGCACTATGGTTTTCTTGGTCTAGAACACAATCCATCtgttaaaagataattttcagaAAAGGGTAAAATTATAACTCTCACTCTGTAAAAACTTATTCTGACACTTGTTAAAATGGTAAGAAAGATTTTATTCAGGATTATCACAATAGGGGCCAACACTGTCCCAGTCAGAGAGAGACTGGATTCAACTCTGAATATAGTTGTTGCTCTAATGGTCCGGAAGTGAGCAAtgagaatgaagacagaacacGAAATCTGGGGCAATGGGTCAGGGACCTGCCGCCTCTATTGGACTGAGGTGCAGAGTCCACTCTGAGTCCAGCTTTTATTCCTAATTGTAGACCACAAGACTGTCTCAGATATTATCTTTCTCAAGACACATGCTGTTTCAGTCACATACTCCTAAATGTCCTGGATGACACTGACAGAGTCCAGATCTCTTTGTCTTCACCCCAGGCCTCTCCCTTCTGGGCTAGTCTTGGGAACAATTAGCAAGCGAGTAAACAgtgaggagatggggacaacagaggatgagatggttggatggcatcaccgactcaatggacatgggtttgggtggactctgggacttggtgatggacagggaggcctggcatgctggggttcatggggtcgcaaagactcaggcacgactgagtggctgaactgaactgaagcaacatTCATGCCTGACTCTGACCCGGTGTTTCAAGGTCCATGCTTTCATGATTCCAGTCATACTTCCTTCTGGGTCTGGCCTTGGGGTTTTTAACAAGGATATTAttctaagaaaaacatgaaaggtAATTATTAACATAGTTTCTTAATATATGCTGTTTTTCCAGGTGCTATTTCTATGGAGCTTCTCAAGGCTGTGAAAGTACATTATTAGGAATTCCCTCTACATACAGTAAGGACAAATAGATATTTATAGCCAATAAGCAGAATGAAAGAGTCAATGGATGGAAAATTACATCAAGGATAAGAAGATTCTTGCTAAACCAACTTAAAATTCTTGATAAAAGCAGGCCAAGGAGATCAGAAATTAAAGGTAAGGGGATTCTTGCTAAACTGATACCGGATTCTTCTTAAAAATGGCTACAGGCCCAAGGATGAGGTCTATCGGAAAAGAGGGCTCAGGGGACCTGTTTAAAATTTGGTCAATGAAGAGACTTTTTGTTAatacatgtataaaaatgaaCACCTGTTAAAGGTTTTATTTAACTCACAAGGAAACaagcagaagactcttgagagtccctcagatagcaaggagatcaaaccagtcaatcccaaaggaagtcaatcttgaatattcattggaaggactgatgccgaagctgaagctccaatactttggccacctgatgcaaagagccgactcattggaaaagaccctgatgctgggaaagactgaaggcaggaggagaaggggatgacagaggatgtgatgcttggatggcatcattgactcaatggacatgcgtttgaacaagctctgggagatggtgaaggacagggaagcctggcatgatgcagaccatggggtcgcaaagagttggacacaactgagcaactgaacaaaagaaTAGACACATTTATGTAGATCAGGGATACAGAAATATGTAAATGAAGGCAAAACTGTTTTTCCACAAATTTGGGAGGAGGGAGTTAATTGAACCTCTGTCAGACAATAGAATTTACATTGGGTTAGCTACCTACAGAGTTGTAAAATAGCCGCGTGGAAACAGAAACTTATGCAACAGGACACGCTATAGACACGTACTTTAGGTTTCCTGTCACTTCTGGGAAATCTTTCCCAAACTTCAACTTGTGAATGAGGTGCAATTTCTAGGTTATCATATTTATTACACTATATTGTCTGTAACTCCTCCCATCCCCACATAAGCACATGAGGTTTTTGAGGCAGACACTGTGAGTTATTCAAAGTTTTCTCAGTCTGATCATCTGCTTCTAAAGGAGCACAATATTCAAAGCGGGTAGCCACAAGAAGCCACAAGATAAACATATTGCATATTAGCAGAGCTTCCGTCTTATTCTAACATCTGGGGAAACACATTTTTACATTAAAGCAGATGCTGCCCTCCCCTTCATACTCaatatttccttgttttattAACCATTTCTATTTCAAGGCCTGAGGGATACCTTGGGGATACAAAAATACACCAGAGTGGTCTGCAAAGATGTACCCCAAGCAGGAAACAATTTTGATAATAAGTGGCACTAGATTGCAGGGGGGGCCACTGACACATTGAGAATCTTATTCCGACCAGCCTGGGGTGATAGGTCTTCTGACACAGCAGCCTCTCGGTCCTTCTTGGCCCCGAGGAAGGTCCTGGTAGGACTGGCTGTTTTTATAAGTCTAGGGgggactggacatggaataacaggctgcttccaaattgggaaaggagtatgtcaaggctgcatattgtcacactgcttatttaacttatatacagagtatatcaagcgaaatgccaggctggatgaagcacaagctggaatcaagggagaaacatcaataacctcagatatgcagatgacatcacctttatggcagaaagtgaagaagaactaaagagcctcttgattctgaaagtgaaagaggagagtgaaagaactagattaaaactcaacattcagaaaactaagatcatggcatccggtcccatcacttcatggcaaatagatgggcaaacgatggcaacagtgacagactttatttttgggggctccaaaatcactgcagatggtgagtgcagccatgaaattaaaagacatttgctccttggaagaaaagttatgaccaacctagatagcatattaaaaagcagagatattactttgccaacaaaggtccatctagtcaaagctatggtttttccagtagtcatgtatggatgtgacagttggatcttaaaactgaacgctgaagaattgatgctcttgaactgcggtgttggagaagactcttgagagtcccttggactgcaagatcaaaccagtccatcctaaaggaaataagtcctgggtgttcattggaaggactgatgctgaagcttaaaatccaatactttggccaacttatgcaaagaactgactcatttgaaaagaccctgatgctgggaaagattgaggcaggagaaggggaggacagaggatgagacggttggatggcatcaccgactcgatcgatgcacatgagtttgagcaaattccgggagttggtgaaggacagggaagcctggcatcctgcagtccatggggtcgctaagagtcggacacgactgagaggctgaactgagGGGTGGGGAATGGAATCCTGCTAGGAGTCGGTCCAATGGGGAAGAGACCCTGCGCCGGTTCCCAAAACGTCGAGCCCCTCGTTGCCTGCGGCCTGAAGCGAGCCCCACCATCCCCGCGGTGCTCAGACCCTGCGCTCCACGCCTGGACGACCCCCACCCTTCCGAGGCCCCGCCCCGTGACGCGAGGCCCCGCCCCCGCGACGCCCGCTTCCAAGATGGCGGCAGCGATTCCTGCCCGGCTGTCCGGGTGGCGGTGACGACGGGCGGCAGAAGGCCAGGTGTGTAGGCTGGAGATGGTGGGGTGAGAGGCCCTGGAGAAAGGTTTGAGAGATTGGGAAGGTGAGAAGTTTTGGGTAAAGGCTGTAAACAGCCTTGAGCAAGGAGGGAGACCTAAGTGCAAGTCCGGACAGAGGCCGGCGGTCTCACTTTGCAAGGTAGAGCAATCGCCAGAGGAGGTTGGCGTGGGATGAGATGAGGCTGCTTCGGAAGAACTGGGCTGTAACCCCTTCCAGACCGCTGACCACGCCCCTCTAGGTGAGCTAGCCCAGGTTCCTGACAGGTTCTGCCCAGCCCTCCCTCTCCCTATCTCATTTCATCAATAACCCTGATCCCCATCCTCGCTAGGATGGAGAAAGGTAGAAGAAGGTAGAGGACGCCACCCCCATCCTATTTCCTGCAGCGCTCCGGGGTTGTTTGCTTGCAGCTCCCAGGTGGTCACCTCCCTGCACCTGCGGAGCTAGCTCCCATAAATGTGAAGAACGGAAAGGAGCCGGTTTCTTCCGCCTCCCTGGGTTCTCTTGAGGCCACTTCACAGTCCTGTTAGGACTGCCTCACCCAGATCTCCAGTAGTTGCCCTGTCCCCACTCCCCAAACAGGTTGGTCCtgttggggtgggggatggttaCATACCGAGTGAATCTGACACGCTATAGGATGGCTGGGGCAGAGCCGGGGACCTAGCATCTCCTGCTCCACCCCTTTTCTCTCCAACCACTTTCCCTCGCTCGCTTCCCGAGCTGAGAAACCGGCTTCACCCTGttcctgccctctgcccctctgGGGGTGGCTGGCTATCCTTGACCACTTCTGTTCCAGCTGGTCCCAAGATTGCTGTTGGCGTGCTGGATGGAGCCTGTCTCTGTCCTCTGTTACGTTTCCAATTTTATATAATGCTTCACATCTCTGCTCCTCCGGGACCTCCTGGAGTCCCCATGATCCTGAAGAAGACAGTTTGAATCTAGGTGAGTCTATCTCTCCCCCTCTAAAATTGGAAGGAATGTTCTCCAGAGAATGCTCTGGAATGGCCTTGGGACCTGAATGATGTAAGCATTCTTGGGGGTGGGGACTGAGTaggtggtgggaggggtgggggagagtgaAACTTAGGCTGGGAGTGACAGGTGGTGCGGCCTGCCGATGGTtacattctatttctttctgtatcGGTGTGTGCTCCCTTCTGTGactctgttcttttcctttttcctctttaccCCTGCCCACCACCTTCATCAATACCCAATGATCTCTCTTCTGGCATGCTGCCTTCCTGCCCACTCCCAGaactttcctctctctctcatccAGACCCCAGCACAGAATGTTGCGGAGGTTGCTGGAGCGGCCCTGCACCCTGGCCCTACTTGTGGGCTCCCAGCTGGCAGTCATGATGTACCTGTCATTGGGGGGCTTTCGAAGCCTCAGTGCCCTCTTTGGCCGAGAGCAGGAGCCGGCATTTGACTATTCTCATCCCCATGATGTCTACAGTAACCTCAGTCACATGCCTGGGGCCCCTGTTGCCCCAGGGGGCCTCCCAGCTCCTCAAGGCCTGCCATACTGTCCCGAACGATCTCCTCTCTTAGGTGAGTGCAGAAGGAAAGCAGAAGGCAAGGCCAAGGTgtggggacagggaggcttggacaAGTATAGGATGGCAGCAGTGGGTCTTCAAACTGGAGGGTCATGGAACTGGAAGGTAGGCTAATGTTGAGATAGATGGACTCTAAATTTGGAGTTTCGACTTGGGTTCTTTGATTGAGCCACAGCTTTCCATTGCCTGCCTGTTTATGGGCTCTTCATGCCTCAGGGTAGGATTAGGAGTTAGTTGGAAGTCCTGTTCTCTCCACCTGCTAACTGTAAGCTTCCAACTTTGTGAGGCAGGGGAGAGTTAAGGAACCCTAAAATAAAGCAGGCTAGGTGAGGAGCCTTCACCTTCCAGACTTTGCAAAGTTGTCCCAATGATGGGGAACTCAAGGTTTTGTGAGATTTCTGAGCAAGCCCTTGGGGGAGCTGAGTCCCAGAATCAGACTGACAGGGACATTTCTCCTTGACCTTCTAATCCCTGACCTTGTCATTCCCTCCCGACAGTGGGTCCCATATCCGTGTCCTTTAGCCCAGTGCCATCGCTGGCAGAGATTGTGGAGAGGAATCCCCGGGTAGAACCGGGGGGCCGATACCGCCCTGCAAGGTGTGAGCCCCGGTCCCGGACAGCCATCATTGTGCCCCACCGTGCCCGGGAGCACCACCTGCGCCTGCTGCTCTACCACCTGCACCCGTTCCTGCAGCGCCAGCAGCTTGCTTACGGCATTTATGTCATCCACCAGGTACTCCCAGTTCCCACGCCACTGTGATTTTATAAGGAAGCCTCAAGCAAATTCCACTCCACTCTCATATAATGGGtctcaaaataattaaaagaggGTCAGACTGTGGAATGTAAGAAAGCAGCAGCTTGCACTGCTCTGCCAACATGTTAGCCCCATGCTTCTTCTTAAGGATATTCCCGTTGTCCTGTAATCTTCCATGATTTTTCTGTTGTTGAATTTGGAAGTGGATAGATTTGGGCTAAAGTTCTGGTTCTGCTATTTGTTCcatatgtgaccttgagcaacaCACCCAACCTGCTAAAATGAGGCAAAGAGTGGTAACCAATATACCACCTATTTCACATGGTTGTTGGGATTAAATGCTAAATAGTAGCATGTGTGTGTCAGGcacatgtgtgttagttgctcagccatgtccagttctttgcgaccccatagactgtgccagacaggctcttctgtccacgggattcttcaggcaagaatactggagtgggttgccattcccttctccaggggatcttcctgacccagagatcgaacccaggtctcctgcattgcaagcaggctctttaccatctgagccaccagggaagcccatccggCACATACTGATGCTCAAAAAATTTTGttgaatgagaaaacaaagaagttGTCTTTCTCTTCATCCTCTTTATCCCATAACCTGCTTTGACTTCCCTCCATTCACTTTTATGCTTCTTCTCCACGCCACCTATAGACCTAGTTGGTCCTCCTCCATTATCTTCCAGGCTGGAAATGGAACATTTAACAGGGCAAAGCTGCTGAATGTCGGGGTGCGGGAGGCCCTGCGAGATGAAGAATGGGACTGCTTGTTTCTGCATGATGTGGATCTCCTGCCAGAGAACGACcacaacctgtatgtgtgcgatCCCCGAGGACCTCGGCACGTTGCTGTTGCCATGAACAAATTTGGATACAGGTAGAGGGCACAGGAGGGTACTGGAAGCAGGGTATTCCACCATCCAGTGGAAGAAGGAGGGATGGCTCCCAAAAGACGTGTGGAATCCAAGGATCTTTCTTTCCCCAGCCTCCCGTATCCCCAGTACTTTGGCGGGGTCTCAGCGCTCACTCCTGACCAGTACCTGAAGATGAATGGCTTCCCCAATGAATACTGGGGCTGGGGTGGTGAGGATGACGACATTGCTACCAGGTCAGACTTCTTGCCACCACCTTCTTCCCTGACCCCAGCCTGGATCCCTATCCTCTAAGACCACCTCTAGCCCTAGTCTTTTAACACTAATTTAGCTCCCTGGTCCTGAACGGTGCCTATTCCTCTCCCTTATCTTTGCGGTCTACCCAGGTCAGGCTTTGCATGCTGCTCCCCCTTCTGTTACCTTTCAGTCCCTTAGAGCTGGTTAATAACATTCCCGGGAGAGAAGACAAGATCAATACAATCAATCCCAATAGTATCATGGGATTCCAGAACTGGAAAGGGGCCTAGAGATTGTTTAGTCCTGCCTCTGCTAGGATTGCATCCAAACCACTTCCTGCAGAGCTGGAAGAGGAAAGGCTCTGCTCCACATAGTCcagaatcactttttttttttttaaataaagggccTGTGCCATTGGCATGATGCCAGCTTATTTTTAGCATATAAAACATTTTGACCTTCAGCCTCAGCTGACCCAATTTCATATGTCATTTGACTATTTGGGCTTGATATGCTGGGCCCCTTGCTTCTCCTCCCGCTTTGTCCTCTGGGAAGAGATCTCTATGAATTCTTGTCTTCTGTATGTGTGTAAAGCACCCAGCAATTTCTAAATGTATGTATTCTTTCAGTACCTTCCCCAGCCATCCTCACTTCTTGCTTCTGTGTATCAGAATTGGAGTTCATTTCTTTCCAGGTCTTGATTTCCTGGTTCCACAGTTTTCTTAAATGTGGGTGGGGGACAGGAGTGCATCAGAGCTGAGGCTGCTCAGCCACTAATCTCAGTAAGAACTGCTGAGCTTGGGTCTGTGGTTCCCAGTTTTGTCCTACCTTTTTTGACAAAATGGTTCCTCTCCCTGTCCTTTCCAGATAGCAAAGGCAGCTCCTAGGAGCCATTTGGGAAACAGGTGGGAGGTGCAAAGCTACCTCTGCCAATGGTTTATAGCCCCCAGCGTGCCTGCACTAGGCCCTGAGGGTTTGGAGACAGCCAGCTTTTACATTCTCTTCagcctttccttctttctgtttgaCTTTTCTGTTTGCCCTTCCAGTACTCGGCCCTTTGTCAAGTTAGTTATTCTTTGTGTAAAGAAACATGCAGTTCCTCCCTCGCTGGCCTTAGCTCTTCTTGCTCACCTGTCAGCAGCTTTCTTCCACTCTGGATCCTCCAAGGTGCCCTCACTTTTCCCATAGGGTTCGCTTGGCTGGGATGAAGATATCTCGTCCCCCCACATCCGTGGGACACTATAAGATGGTGAAGCACCGAGGAGATAAGGGCAACGAGGAAAATCCCCACAGGTAGGACGGGAGGGTTGCCTGGGAATTACTAGTGAACCCTTAGGGCTCTACAGTTTCTAGATTCCTGGCTGTTCCTTTCCGGGTCTCAGTCTCCAATCTGTAACCCTCAGGTTTGACCTCCTGGTCCGTACCCAGAATTCCTGGACTCAAGATGGAATGAACTCACTGACATACCAGTTGCTGTCTCGAGAGCTGGGCCCTCTCTATACGAACATCACAGCAGACATTGGAACTGACCCTCGGGGTCCCCGGACTTCCTCTGGTCCCCATTACCCGCCTGGTTCCTCCCAAGCCTTCCGTCAGGAGATGCTGCAGCGCCGGCccccagccaggcctggccctctgCCTACTGCCAACCACACAGCTCCTCATGGTTCACACTGACTCCTTCTTAATCATGAAACTGACTCTTTCCCACTTTAATCATGAAACTGAATCAGAGGGGTTATATTTTCCCCACCCTCAGCTCCTCACTGCTCTTAGAGGGATGTGAGGAAATGAACTTTACTGCTGTGCTAGGGGCAGGGGCCTCTCCTCACTGCTGGACTGGAGCTGGGCTCCTCTGGCCCTGGAGGTCTCTCTTTCTAGGGTCACCTGCCAGGGCTTATGACTGTGAATCCTTGATGTCATGACTTATGTGATGACTCCTAGGAGTCCCCTGCCCATGGGGTAGGAGCAGGGCTGGACCCAAAATCCCTTCTtcttccatggagagaagagtgATCTGGCTTCTCCCGGGACCTCTGTgaatatttattctatttatggTTCCCAGGAAGTGTGTTTGAAGGAAGCCCCTCCCTGGGTACTTTCTGCCAGTAATGGAGTAGCTCCCTCTTTTGGACCTGGCTCAGGGGGCTGGgattttgatatattttctaaTAAAGGACTTTGTCTCGCCTCCGCTCCTGCTTTCTGCGTCCCAGGCACTCTTTGCCTATCTTTGctcacccacccccaccttctgCCCTTGGATGACAGAACAGCCAGGCCAAGCCAAGCTTTAgcaacttttattttcatgggtgAGAGAATCCCTGCCACCAGGGGCAAGAAGAAGTGGGAGCTGAGGATCAACTGTTGGGTTCTGTGCCCAAGACACGGGCTGCTGCCTGACGCCCGCTCTCTATACAGTCATTGACAGCAACCCCCTCATAGGAGGCCCCAGCCAGAGTCAAAGGCAGCTTCTGAGCAGCCAGGAATTG
It contains:
- the B4GALT3 gene encoding beta-1,4-galactosyltransferase 3 (The RefSeq protein has 1 substitution compared to this genomic sequence), producing MLRRLLERPCTLALLVGSQLAVMMYLSLGGFRSLSALFGREQEPAFDYSHPHDVYSNLSHMPGAPVAPGGLPAPQGLPYCPKRSPLLVGPISVSFSPVPSLAEIVERNPRVEPGGRYRPARCEPRSRTAIIVPHRAREHHLRLLLYHLHPFLQRQQLAYGIYVIHQAGNGTFNRAKLLNVGVREALRDEEWDCLFLHDVDLLPENDHNLYVCDPRGPRHVAVAMNKFGYSLPYPQYFGGVSALTPDQYLKMNGFPNEYWGWGGEDDDIATRVRLAGMKISRPPTSVGHYKMVKHRGDKGNEENPHRFDLLVRTQNSWTQDGMNSLTYQLLSRELGPLYTNITADIGTDPRGPRTSSGPHYPPGSSQAFRQEMLQRRPPARPGPLPTANHTAPHGSH
- the B4GALT3 gene encoding beta-1,4-galactosyltransferase 3 isoform X1 — encoded protein: MLRRLLERPCTLALLVGSQLAVMMYLSLGGFRSLSALFGREQEPAFDYSHPHDVYSNLSHMPGAPVAPGGLPAPQGLPYCPERSPLLVGPISVSFSPVPSLAEIVERNPRVEPGGRYRPARCEPRSRTAIIVPHRAREHHLRLLLYHLHPFLQRQQLAYGIYVIHQAGNGTFNRAKLLNVGVREALRDEEWDCLFLHDVDLLPENDHNLYVCDPRGPRHVAVAMNKFGYSLPYPQYFGGVSALTPDQYLKMNGFPNEYWGWGGEDDDIATRVRLAGMKISRPPTSVGHYKMVKHRGDKGNEENPHRFDLLVRTQNSWTQDGMNSLTYQLLSRELGPLYTNITADIGTDPRGPRTSSGPHYPPGSSQAFRQEMLQRRPPARPGPLPTANHTAPHGSH